From the genome of Cedecea lapagei, one region includes:
- a CDS encoding ABC transporter ATP-binding protein codes for MIELSVENLHLTYGDNPVLKGVSMDLRRGEVVSLLGPSGSGKTTLLRAVAGLEKPTQGTIVIGKNNVYDGASRKEIPAEERNLGLVFQSYALWPHKTVFENVAYPLKLRKVATAEINQRVQAVLDQLGLGHLGKRHPYQLSGGQQQRVAIGRALVYNPPVILLDEPLSNLDAKLREEARVFLRELIIKLGLSALMVTHDQNEAMAISDRILLLNNGKIEQQGTPQEMYGSPQTLFTAEFMGSNNRLNGKVTEVRDGRARIEGSDWALWGKAGAGVVAGQEGTAVIRVERVRIDDRPGENGMTLPLLTSMYLGDRWEYLFRTAGDDFVIRAYGNEMRDAQPHHLQLPEQHVWIFPKP; via the coding sequence ATGATTGAGTTATCGGTCGAGAACCTACACTTAACCTACGGCGACAACCCGGTGCTGAAAGGCGTTTCCATGGATCTCAGGCGCGGCGAGGTTGTCTCGCTGCTCGGCCCCTCCGGCAGCGGCAAAACCACGCTGCTGCGTGCCGTCGCCGGGCTGGAAAAACCCACTCAGGGCACCATTGTCATCGGGAAAAATAACGTTTACGACGGCGCATCGCGTAAAGAGATCCCGGCGGAAGAGCGTAACCTGGGCCTGGTATTTCAGTCTTATGCCCTGTGGCCCCACAAAACCGTCTTTGAAAACGTCGCCTATCCGCTAAAGCTGCGTAAGGTGGCGACGGCGGAGATCAACCAGCGTGTACAGGCGGTTCTGGATCAGCTGGGCCTCGGGCATCTCGGAAAGCGTCATCCTTATCAGCTATCCGGCGGACAGCAGCAGCGCGTGGCCATAGGCCGTGCGCTGGTCTATAACCCTCCCGTAATTTTGCTCGATGAGCCGCTTTCCAACCTGGATGCAAAGCTGCGCGAAGAGGCCCGCGTTTTCCTGCGAGAACTGATTATCAAGCTCGGGCTGTCGGCGCTGATGGTGACCCACGACCAAAATGAAGCGATGGCGATTTCCGACCGTATTCTGCTGCTGAATAATGGCAAAATAGAGCAACAGGGCACGCCGCAGGAGATGTATGGCTCGCCGCAAACGCTTTTTACCGCCGAGTTTATGGGCAGCAATAACCGCCTGAACGGCAAAGTGACCGAGGTTCGCGACGGAAGAGCCCGTATTGAAGGTAGCGACTGGGCGCTCTGGGGAAAAGCCGGGGCTGGCGTAGTCGCCGGACAGGAAGGTACGGCGGTGATTCGCGTTGAGCGAGTACGGATTGACGATCGGCCAGGAGAAAATGGCATGACGCTGCCGCTGTTGACCAGCATGTATCTGGGTGACCGCTGGGAGTATTTATTCCGTACCGCAGGGGATGATTTTGTCATCCGCGCCTACGGCAATGAAATGCGCGACGCTCAACCCCATCATCTGCAGCTGCCGGAACAGCACGTCTGGATTTTCCCTAAACCCTGA
- the rmf gene encoding ribosome modulation factor: MKRQKRDRLERAHQRGYQAGIAGRSKEICPYQTLNQRSYWMGGWREAMEDRAITA, encoded by the coding sequence ATGAAGAGACAAAAACGAGATCGCCTGGAACGGGCACATCAACGTGGTTATCAAGCAGGTATTGCCGGACGCTCGAAAGAGATTTGTCCCTATCAGACTCTGAATCAGAGGTCCTACTGGATGGGAGGCTGGCGAGAAGCCATGGAAGACAGGGCGATTACTGCGTAG
- the pqiC gene encoding membrane integrity-associated transporter subunit PqiC — MKKWLTLAAVLTLSACSGSDNGKTYYQLPQTSQPVMQAVSQPGSHLLWVDQVTVPDFLAGTGVVYQTTDVQYVIATSNLWASPLDQQLRNTLVSNLSSALPGWVVASQPLGNDQAALSVNVTGFHGRYDGKVIVSGEWLLKRQGEIIKRPFHIELKQQDDGYDAMVKTLAQGWQQEAKSMASELTRLN; from the coding sequence ATGAAAAAGTGGCTCACGCTAGCCGCCGTATTGACGCTGTCCGCCTGTAGCGGCAGCGATAACGGCAAGACGTATTACCAGCTGCCGCAGACCTCACAGCCTGTCATGCAGGCCGTGAGCCAGCCGGGAAGCCACTTGCTGTGGGTGGATCAGGTGACCGTGCCCGATTTCCTGGCGGGTACCGGGGTGGTTTACCAGACTACCGACGTTCAGTACGTCATCGCGACCAGCAATCTGTGGGCCAGCCCGCTGGATCAGCAGCTGCGCAATACGCTGGTCAGCAATCTCAGCAGTGCGCTGCCGGGCTGGGTGGTAGCTTCCCAGCCTTTGGGTAACGATCAGGCGGCGCTGAGTGTGAACGTGACCGGCTTCCACGGTCGCTACGACGGCAAGGTGATTGTCAGCGGAGAGTGGCTGCTCAAGCGTCAGGGCGAGATTATCAAGCGTCCGTTCCACATCGAGCTGAAGCAGCAGGATGATGGCTACGATGCGATGGTGAAAACCTTGGCTCAGGGCTGGCAGCAGGAGGCTAAGAGTATGGCTTCGGAGCTCACACGCCTTAATTAA
- the pqiB gene encoding intermembrane transport protein PqiB, whose amino-acid sequence MENKSGEAKVQKVKNWSPVWIFPIVTALIGAWILFYHYSHQGPEVTLITANAEGIEGGKTTIKSRSVDVGVVESAQLTDDLHHVEIKARLNAGMEKLLHKDSVFWVVKPQVGREGISGLGTLLSGAYIELQPGTKGQQPDNYALLDAPPLAPPDAKGIRITLDSKKAGQLTPGDPVLFRGYRVGSVETSTFDTNKRAISYQLFIAAPNDKLITSNVRFWKDSGIAVDMSSQGMRVEMGSLTTLFSGGVSFDVPDGWEWGKQVESGTDFQLFDDQKSIQDSLFTDHIDYLMFFKDSIRGLQPGAPVEFRGIRLGTVAQVPFFDEGMRQKLNDDFRIPVLIRIEPERLKNMVGNEADIPANLKALIQRGLRASMKTGNLLTGALYIDLDFYPNEKAVTEIPSISGYPVIPTMSGGLAQIQQKLLETLNKINNLPINPMLEQATSTLGESQKTMRHLQQTLDNLNKITASQSMQQLPEDMQKTLRELNRSMQGFQPGSAAYNKMVADMQRLDQVLRELQPVLRTLNDKSNSLIFEAKDKKDPQPKRAQP is encoded by the coding sequence ATGGAAAATAAGAGCGGCGAGGCGAAAGTACAGAAGGTAAAAAACTGGTCGCCGGTTTGGATCTTTCCCATCGTAACGGCGCTAATTGGCGCCTGGATCCTGTTTTACCACTACAGCCATCAGGGTCCGGAAGTGACGCTGATCACCGCCAATGCAGAAGGGATTGAGGGCGGGAAAACCACCATTAAGAGCCGCAGCGTGGACGTCGGCGTCGTTGAAAGCGCACAGCTGACCGACGACCTGCACCACGTGGAAATTAAGGCGCGCCTTAATGCCGGTATGGAAAAACTGCTGCATAAAGACTCGGTCTTTTGGGTGGTAAAACCGCAGGTGGGACGAGAGGGCATTTCGGGGCTTGGGACGCTGCTTTCCGGCGCCTATATCGAACTGCAGCCGGGTACGAAAGGCCAGCAGCCAGATAACTATGCTCTATTGGATGCACCACCGCTGGCACCACCTGATGCAAAAGGTATACGCATCACGCTCGACAGTAAAAAAGCCGGTCAGCTAACGCCGGGGGACCCTGTGCTGTTCCGCGGTTATCGCGTAGGGTCGGTGGAGACCAGCACCTTCGATACCAACAAGCGGGCTATCAGCTATCAGCTGTTTATCGCCGCTCCTAACGACAAGCTCATCACCAGCAACGTCCGCTTCTGGAAAGACAGCGGCATCGCCGTTGATATGTCTTCGCAGGGGATGCGCGTTGAAATGGGCTCGCTGACCACGCTGTTTAGCGGCGGCGTGAGCTTTGACGTGCCCGACGGCTGGGAGTGGGGCAAGCAGGTTGAGTCTGGCACTGACTTCCAGCTGTTTGACGATCAGAAAAGCATCCAGGATTCGCTGTTTACCGATCATATCGACTACCTGATGTTCTTCAAAGATTCTATTCGCGGCCTGCAGCCTGGCGCGCCGGTAGAGTTCCGGGGGATTCGTTTGGGAACCGTGGCTCAGGTGCCATTCTTTGACGAGGGTATGCGCCAGAAGCTGAACGATGATTTCCGTATTCCGGTGCTGATCCGCATTGAGCCAGAACGCCTGAAAAATATGGTGGGGAACGAGGCGGATATTCCCGCCAACCTGAAGGCATTAATTCAGCGCGGCCTGCGCGCTTCGATGAAAACGGGCAATCTGCTTACCGGGGCGCTGTATATCGATCTCGATTTTTATCCGAATGAGAAAGCGGTGACGGAAATTCCGAGCATCAGCGGTTATCCGGTGATCCCAACGATGAGCGGCGGACTGGCGCAGATTCAGCAAAAACTGCTGGAAACGTTAAATAAGATCAATAACCTGCCGATCAATCCGATGCTGGAACAGGCGACGAGTACGCTGGGTGAAAGTCAGAAAACCATGCGTCACCTGCAGCAGACGCTGGATAACCTGAACAAGATCACCGCCAGCCAGTCAATGCAGCAGCTGCCGGAAGATATGCAGAAAACGCTTCGCGAACTGAACCGCAGCATGCAGGGCTTCCAGCCGGGCTCCGCAGCGTACAACAAGATGGTGGCGGATATGCAGCGCCTTGACCAGGTGCTGCGCGAGCTGCAGCCGGTATTGCGTACGCTAAACGACAAGAGCAATTCGCTGATATTTGAAGCGAAGGATAAAAAGGATCCGCAGCCGAAGAGGGCACAACCATGA
- the pqiA gene encoding membrane integrity-associated transporter subunit PqiA produces the protein MCATHHHRSHILCRQCDLLVALPELQDGHKASCPRCGTPLVTQWYLPRQRPTAYALAGLFMLLLANLFPFINMKVAGISSEVTLMEIPGVMFSEDYASLGTFFLLFVQAVPAFCLLTILLLVNQVKMPFGLKRWLARILFQLKSWGMAEIFLAGVLVSFVKLMAYGDIGVGSSFIPWCLFCILQLRAFQCVDRRWLWDDIAPMPEVHKPLKVGVSGIKQGLRSCPCCTAIVDADTLVCPRCGTHGHVRRRHSLQWTLALLVTSIMLYLPANILPIMVTEMLGSKYPSTILAGVILLWSEGSYPVAMVIFIASIMVPTLKMIAIAWLCWDAKGHGKRDSERMHLIYEVVEFVGRWSMIDVFVIAVLSALVRMGGLMNIYPALGALMFAFVVILTMFAAMTFDPRLSWDRADDVTDEESSEHGK, from the coding sequence ATGTGTGCCACACACCACCATCGCTCGCATATTCTGTGTCGACAATGTGATTTGCTGGTGGCGCTGCCGGAGCTGCAGGATGGCCATAAAGCCTCCTGCCCGCGCTGTGGCACACCTCTGGTCACGCAGTGGTATTTACCGCGCCAGCGGCCTACGGCCTACGCTCTGGCCGGGCTGTTTATGCTGCTGCTGGCCAACCTGTTTCCTTTTATCAACATGAAGGTGGCCGGGATCAGCAGCGAAGTGACGCTGATGGAAATACCCGGCGTGATGTTTTCTGAAGACTACGCCAGCCTCGGTACCTTCTTCCTGCTCTTTGTTCAGGCAGTTCCGGCTTTTTGCCTGCTCACCATTCTGCTGTTAGTCAACCAGGTAAAAATGCCTTTTGGGCTTAAGCGCTGGCTGGCGCGAATTTTGTTCCAGCTAAAAAGCTGGGGGATGGCGGAGATCTTTCTGGCCGGCGTGCTGGTCAGCTTCGTTAAGCTTATGGCCTATGGTGATATTGGCGTCGGGAGCAGTTTCATTCCCTGGTGCCTGTTTTGCATTTTGCAGCTTCGGGCATTTCAGTGCGTGGATCGCCGCTGGCTGTGGGATGATATCGCGCCAATGCCTGAGGTACATAAGCCGTTAAAGGTGGGCGTTTCGGGCATCAAGCAGGGGCTGCGTTCCTGCCCCTGCTGTACGGCGATTGTTGACGCTGATACGCTGGTCTGCCCGCGCTGTGGCACGCACGGGCACGTACGCCGCAGGCACAGTTTGCAGTGGACGCTGGCGCTGCTGGTCACCTCTATCATGCTCTATCTGCCGGCAAATATTCTGCCGATCATGGTCACCGAAATGCTGGGCAGCAAATATCCCTCGACGATTTTAGCCGGGGTGATCCTGCTGTGGAGTGAGGGATCGTACCCTGTTGCGATGGTTATTTTTATCGCCAGTATTATGGTGCCAACGCTAAAAATGATTGCCATTGCCTGGCTGTGCTGGGATGCAAAAGGGCACGGCAAGCGTGACAGCGAGCGTATGCACCTGATTTATGAGGTCGTCGAGTTCGTTGGCCGCTGGTCAATGATTGACGTATTTGTTATTGCCGTTCTCTCTGCGCTGGTGCGCATGGGCGGGTTGATGAATATCTATCCGGCCCTGGGGGCGTTAATGTTTGCTTTTGTGGTTATTTTGACAATGTTTGCCGCGATGACCTTTGACCCTCGCTTGTCCTGGGATCGAGCAGACGATGTAACTGACGAGGAGTCTTCCGAGCATGGAAAATAA